In Megachile rotundata isolate GNS110a chromosome 10, iyMegRotu1, whole genome shotgun sequence, the sequence AACTTTATTAAGTGATTAGCTTGACTGTTCGAGAATACTTCTTTATAATGAAGTAATCaaaaaatattatgaagtaaTCAGATGTACAAAAACATTttatcttaatacaaaatggcggtgttCATTGGCGTCTTCTAAGATAACAATCAAAGTTGCCTGATTTTcacttttgaaatttcttaaaacTTGTAAGACATACTTTTAGAATTATGGATTAAGCTAAAAAAAGTACAATTAGCTGCTATAATGAACATATGTATTTGCATTCAACGATAGATTTGTAAGAGcgtaatttgcaaatatattataatacaaaactgatttaatgtgCTTTGAAACCAATTCCTGCGATACGAGGCGTgacccaaaagaaacgagactggtccaataaatcattgtatcttcagaatcagttctccgtgacattatcaccttcaaagtagtccccttcagcattcacacacttatacATTGggcgctgccattgctggtaacaattctgaaacgaggtttttggaagtcccttcagaagattctccgtttctgcctgaacctcttcaactaaGGTGAAATGggtaggaaataaaaaaagtcgcatggagccaaatcaggggAATAAGGAGGAtaccccatcacagtaatatttttgctggtcagaaactgcttgacagaccgtgccgtgtgagcgggtgcattgtcctggtgcaacagccatccatcgctccacaactgtggcctttttttcctaattttttcatgaAGTCTTTTTTCAATGttatagtgttggttaacagtatAACCACTGGGAAaacactcaatcattacaattccattaatgtcgaattttgattttgacatgcgtgcgtttttgggttttggggatcctggagacttccactgcatcgactggcgcttactttctgggtcataggtaaaaatccatgtcttatcacatgttacaacagatttcaacaaattttacaagaaacttgatgtttattcgctgttcggtttttatgttagacatttttccggcagaatgcaatTGCACGTGTTCAGTAAATAACACAATACTTGCAGATGGTATGAccaattcaatcgaaattgtcaacatggatagaggagatatgtgggatgatgccacaaaaacaattgctgtcaattccattgttttttcaagctacagacctagtctcgttacttttgtgtcacacctcgtatattgtATTATGGTGTGATCGGTGGCGAACATCGAGGCCAACCGAAATTCTGAACGACGATCGGCATTTGTCATCGACGTTGTCGGTGGTAATAACGGTTGGAAAAAACACAGTCGATTGAAATCTGTTACGACGTGCACATCGCCTTCCGTTgctttctttattaaaatatatgtatatacagatTATTAACCTTCTATTACGAGTATACGCCTTATTTTATTCATCCTGACAAATACTATTACACAGACAAGAAAGGAATGGTGGAAAGTCAGGTCGTGAAGGCGTTACTATaaaggaccaatcaggacaaTTTGTACTTTGGGAAAAATAGTGACTGGTGAAACAGTTCAGCGAATGAGATCGCGAGACCTTTATCCCTCACTCCAAGGGTATAAATGCTGTTGGTTAATACGGTGATTCACACACTTGAGTGATTTCGGTCCTTTAAAGGAACTCTGTAAGCCCAAGTGCATTGGCCCGACAGGTAGAAAAAGACTGCATAGCCACTGTACACCgcaggggtgcacagtttaggatcAAAGAAATAGAGTTTTTTAAAGAAAGATATATTGACACTAGAATGATGTGCTTTTTAGCCTGTTAGAAGGCTGTTGACaatagttaagaacgtcaagttgtgaaGACGTTATTGAAAAGTTTAAGATTTGTTATTCGAAACTTCTTTATCTTAAACGACTAGGTTTGGTGCTActtgaatatattatattcagAGTCGGGCAGTTTTTataattagtaattttaattgGAGAAGCAATCGAATATACTGTGAAGAAGACTTAAATTATAGCTCGTTTATTACACGTTTGATTAACATAAAAAgatttatactcattactggcttcagtgaaataaaatgtagTATTAAGTAAATGATTACAGATCATGGTCAATCGATTATATCACTGTAATCGAATGAATACGATTGCAACACTCAgcgataaaaataatgaatttatgcaAGGTTCAGGtaacataaattcataaatgtcaGTTCTCTAGTGCACAAATTGCCATTATCATTCGTTAGTAAGTCGAACAACTGCTATTAGGAAAAAACTTGTCAGTCGTGTTCATAACATTAGACCAGATGTTAGTAACCTGTTATCTGCGGTTTATCGAGTGattcatttcataatttaaattgcaattatatcacaattaaaaattattgacgCCTGTATCAAACACTATTAAAGAAAATGGACTTGTAAATGTAAATGCACTATGTTTCTTTGAGACCACTATGTCATTTATCAGTTAGGATATTCATTTGCGTTATTAGATTGCCGTTTAAACAAATTCAGCAACGAACCAGTTCCCGTTGaattattagtaaattattattagcaaAGTTGAATGTAACGATGAGACATACTCATCAAGTAAATCTTGTCGATTTCCAAACGAGTACGTAAAAGTTATCCCACAATCTGTCCTAAGAAACCAGTGCTTCCAGTGAATAGAATCCTCTTTCAAGCATAAAAATGTGGCATCTGACCACCATCGTTCCAGTTTTTGTTTCTTCTAGTTATTATTGCCTATAAATCACTTCAATATGGTTTACAAATGTCTCTGACAGATTTCAAGTTAGTTATTTTAGAAGTCAACTATATTTCTGTAGAATTTTCGATGTGTCACAGCGAAAAATTTAACTTTCCGTGATAATTAGAACCCTTATTTTAAACAGGAGATTTCAAttcctaatttaaaataaaatgtagtattaattaaatgattaacTGATTAAATGATTTGactttataataaattagacaCCTTTAATGcctcatatatttattataccaaaacctttatataaaaaaattgttaataaaatgctatacttattattttgaacACAAAAACCATTATAAATATTACGAAACAAGTGCACATAGCATAGTGTATTATCATAAACTTCCGAAATCTTTCCCTGGCTGCAGGAATTGAATCCTTTGATTCTTTCATTAAATGTGTCTTCATACCAAGACAAAAGTCATACATAAATTTATCCCACTCGATTTTTCCCAAATCGAAAGGAAATTCTTCATAATCAGCTTTATTCATATGAATGAGGATATTTTGGGTGTTTCCTACTTCGACAATCCAAGTGTTACATAAAAAGTAGTGTAGCGAACTATTGAATTCTGCTATCTTCAGCGTTAGCTCTAGGcctctgtaaaaataaatatggatTATCAGATTTTAAAGCATCAAaagtagaaatatttgaaattgataTTTAACGATATGAAGCTTAGTCCATAAATCTTTATGCACTaagaaatgtattaaaattaaacgtaaataatagttaaaattaaaactaaattaataataaatataaatataaaagagaGGAAATagaatcaaaatattaattttaataaaattacatgaCGTTTTATTACTCACCGTCCTTTCTTTCCTGTAATCCAACAACCGAAATCATACACTGCTGCAGGAATAATATTGAATACCGCGTTAAGTATGACGAAAAGATAATAATGTCTCGTGAGTATCACAAATGGATACcaatacatattgtttaatgGATATTTTTGCACTCCCCTTACTTTCAACACCTGATACATTTGATCGAAAATAGGTTTCCAATAAGATGAACCATAGTTGTATACTTGTGGTCCGTCAGATTTCCTAAACAAAGCGATGGATCAAAAACCTACGGTGTTTATTCATGCACGGAAATGCATACACTGAGaaagttctcaagtttatcAATAAATTTTCGTTACTTGCGTGTACTCAAGTCCCAAATGCTTGCCAGCAGACAGTTACCGTCATATCAATTGGAACGAAATCAATGATAGTGTCGGATCTCACAGGCAGAGAATGCACTATACCCATTCCATATAGAAGTAACAACCCGGAAACTCCAGTTCTACTCGATATCCACCCTGGGACTGGTTCTCTGGCCGATGATATAACTGttgcaaaattgaataaattaagcGTCTTATTTTTTTGTCAGTTATATCAATATATGTTTAGAATATGTTGATAATGTTTGGCGTAATAAACTAGAGCGTACtgttattgttaattatatCTTACAAGTGGAAACatgtaatttttatacttttctcaacattcttttcatattttactaGAAAAGATAGCATAACGATGATCTTACTTATCTAAGGCCTATAGATAGCGCAAGGGATTGAGGTTTTTCGTCCGAACTCCTCAACGAAGCCTTCGGCAATGGCTTTGGAGTAGGTATACGAGTTAACCCATTTtcctaatatttttttcaacgtACAGTTGCAGAATCCGTTTGGAATTGATTTGTCGACTTGTATCAAATCCTGGACCATACGTATATCACCAGGAGGCGtataaaatttttcttcaatTCGAGTGTTCTGAGACTGACTATACGCGGACGAAACGTACACGAACGCTTGAAGATTAGTGCACTTTTCCGCTAAATCGAGCATATATTTGGTGCTTAACGAGTTTGTCTTCAAGATGGAAGATAATCTTGTGAAAAATGATGTATCTGCTGCATTGTGAATAATTACGTTGACATTCTGCGTTAGGAGTTTGTAGTCTTCCAATGAAAGATCCAAATTAACCTTTTGTATGTCACCGGAGATTGCGTGCAGTTTTGACTTAAAATTGGGATTCGTCTTCTGCAGTACTTCGAAAACCTGCAAACAACGCAGCCATAAATTTTAGGACTCAAAACAAAAACGATTCTAAAAATAATAGCGAATaattattatgaagatattctGGTTGAATCAGTTGTGGAGCTCTGTTAGAAATTCATTTAACACAATGCAAGTTCATGAATAGGGGTACCAATAGAAAACGAGAGACTGTAAAGGATTGACAGATGAGACACAGGACACAAAATGTTTTCAGTAGGTTGAGACAATTAATTGTTCCATAGAAAATTCGCATGAAATTTGAATCAGAaacattgtttaatttttatgtcttATACTCtcaaatattatatacatattgcaTTACACGCACACATTTCTTCTATGCTTTATGTTATATAATGTTCTCTTTAGTTTcttattcaaatttgaataatttacctGAACATACGAAAGGACAATTCAAACATTATTTAGTCACATTTATGTCTGAAATGTATTAATTGCCTTCAGTCCACCCATACTCCTTCAAATACGAATATAAAAAGTCTTAATGACATGATTTCCTATGGAAATTCGGGTGTTTCTTCATCTGAGGGACGTGACATTGAACATGTTCAAACGAATTATCGTTCaagataaagaaatttgaagcacttacaggactttggaaatatcCTTCCATTCGCTACTCGACTGTCATTTTCCCTCTAGTCCTGACTATCAAGTAAATCTCGTCGATTTCCAAACAAGTGCGTAAAAGCTTTTCCACTATTCCTGCTCCTAAGAAACCAGTGCTCCCAGTGAGTAGAATCCTCTTTCCAGCATAGAATTGTCGTATCTGACCACCATCGTTCCAGTGTTTGTTTTTTTCAATTATGGCAGTTTCCTCTAGTTGCCTCATCTCGCCTACGTTGTTCACCATAAAACTCATTTTCTTATTTCACGATTGCTTCATAAGTCACTTCAGTATGTTTTTCAAATGCTATTTATTTTGCCAATTTTTGTTGTGTTACAAGAACACCAGCAGTTATCTCGATGACAGCCGTTGCTTTAAACTTACATGCGTCAATATTCATATTATATATACTTGGTATCACCATTATGCCACATTTTTCTTCTTTGCGTTTTTGTAACTGTATtccatttttatgaaaataattgcCTCTAATTGCCGTTTCATCCATGAATAATTCAtcctaatatttattttatgatttcCATTCGTTTCTGAAGTGATTTCATGTTGtcaaaaaaatgaaacaatgtatgattttaatgttTGAACTTTAACTAAAAGATGCTTCTCTTTTAGTTAAAGTTCAACTACTTTCACTACTTTTAATTCACAAGTTGTCCCATGTGttaaaatgaattattcattattattaaaatattatacgtCATAAGCTGTTTCTGCAACTATGCAAAATCGTCAATGAGGGTAATACAATAAGGTAATAAAGATTTAATGTGTTTACCTACTTTATAAATGTACATTCATAAATGCAAAAGTAAAACTTTATTAAGTGGTTAGCTTGAGTATTCGAAAATATGTTGAATTTCCATATTGAAAGtggcaaaaataaatacattaagaAGTCGATAATGTATACCGATGTCGGTAATAAGAAGTCGATAATTATGAATGTTAGTCTATCGATTACTTACATGATGTCActcgttttaatttatttcgaataTCCAGGAAgtaaaaagcagcattttcgacacctgctcttcttctgTTAATTTCTGTTattctatttatattaatacttgcatttattcaataaaagccATACTATATTTCCATTAAAATACTTTGttagttaatattatgaagtaatCAAGTGTATTAGGAAAAATCTTGTCAGTCATGTACATAGACTAAGAGTCAGTAACCTGTTATCTGTGGTTCTTCGAGTTattcatttcataatttccaatGAACACATGAACACTTATGTTTGTAGTTTAAAAAcgtattgtaattatattcttAACTAAAGTTACCTCATGACAAAATTAACATGGACCTTGTTTTCcctcatatatttattacaccaaAAGATTTGTATAAACAAATAGTTAACAAAATACTGAACTCATTGTTTTGAACACAAAAAACATTGCAAATACTAAGAAACAAGTGCAGATAGTATAATGTACCATCCTGAGCTTGCGAAATCTTTCCCTGGCTGCAGGAATCGAGTCTTCCGATTGTTTCATTAAATATGTTTTCATAGCAAGAGAAAAGTCACACATAAATTTATCCCAATCGAGTTTTCCCAAATCGAAAGGAAATTCTTCATAGTCAGCTTTATTCATGTGAACGAGGATATTTTGGGTGTTTTCTACATCGACAACCCAACAGTAAGAAAAAAGACAGTGTAGCGTGCTATTGAATTGTGCTATCTTCAGCGTTAGCTCTAGGcctctgtaaaaataaatatggatTATCAGATTTTAAAGCATCAAAAATAGTAGTATTTGAAACTGATACTTAATGATACGAAGCTTAATCCTTTACGTGACTCGTTATGTTTATATTCCCTATTAACGACGTCTTTTCCATAAGCTACAAAGAACAGGGCAGAAAAAACGCAATCTCTTTATCGCTTTATACATACATAAGTATACTAAGCAAAAGAAAGTGTTACAATTTGAACTCTTTTCAACAAAAGTGAAAGTATTTAATTAAGAgatataatacaattaatataattaatatatttgtatcaaaataagaagttattaaatttaatctaccaaatttctaacctaaacaaattaataataaaattcctacATCACCAATTCGACcactaaaaattgttaatataccAGCTTTATAAGCATATCTATTTTCATAGTAAATAACAaaacagtatatattttttatctatattatatatagataaaataaatataaatattaaaattctaaatcgaTTAAATTACGCACCGTCCTTTCTTTCCTGCAATCCAACAACCGAAATCATACACTGCTGCAGGAATAATGTTGAATATCACGGACAGTATGACGAAGAGATAATAATGCCTCGTGTATATCATAAATGGGTACCAGTACATATTGCTTAATGGATATTCTTCTAATCTCTTTATACTCAACATGTGATACACTTTGTTGAAAAAAGGTTTCCAATGAGATGAACCATAGTTGTACACTTGTGGTCCGTCCGATTTCCTAAACAAATCGGTGCATTAAAAACATACGGTGCTTGTTTATGCACGGAAATGCATAcattgtcgaaataaaatgttataGTTTGTACGATACTATAGTATCAAATAATACTTGTATATGTGACAATTGCATCGTAATGAAACTAATAACGACATGATTCCATGAAAAATCGCGACGATATAATGAAAGTTCCCAAGTTTATCAATAAATTTTCCTTACTTGCGTGTACTCAAATCCCAAATGCATGCCAGCAGAGAGTTAACCGTCATATCAATCGGAACGAAATCAATGATAGTGTCAGATCTTATTGGCAGACAGTGCATTATACCCAAGGAATATACAAGTGTCAGCCCGGAAACTCCAGTTTTATGTGTTATCAACCCTGGTGTTGGTTCTTTGGCCGATGACATAACTGTTacaaaattgaatgaattaAGTGTCTTATTTTTTGGTCGCCGTTACCAATATATCTACAGAATATGTTGATAATGTTTGGCTGTAATAAATTAGAGCGCACtgttattgttaattatatCTTACAAGTGGAAACatgtaatttttgtacttttctcAACATTCTCTTCATATTTTACTATAAAAGATAGCATAACGATGATCTTACTTAACGTAGGCCTATAGATAGCACAAGGGATCGTGCTTCTTCGTGCGAACTCCGCAACAAAGCCTTCGGTTATAGCTTTAGAGAAGGTATACGTGTTAACCCATTTTCCTAATATTTTGCGCAATGTATGTTTGTTGAACCCGTTTGGAATTGCTTCGTCGGCTTTTATCAAATCCTCGACCATGCGTATACCACCAGGGGGTGTATAACATTTTTCCTCGATTCGATCGTTGTGAGCCTGACTATACACGGACGAAACGTACACAAATGCGTAAAGGTTAGTGCACTTTTCCGCTAAATCAAGCATATATTTGGTGCCTAACGAGTTTGTCTTCAAAATGGAAGATAATCTTGCAAAAAATGATATATCTGCTGCATTGTGAATAATTACGTTGACATTCTCCGTTAGGAGTTTGTAGTCTTCCGGTGAAAGACCCAAGTTAGCATTTTGTAGATCACCCTGCATTATGTGAATCTTTGACTTAAAATTGGGATTCTCCTTCTGCAGTACGTCGAAAACCTGCAAGCAACGCAAACGCCTGTTGTAAAATGAGTGCCAATGGAAAACAAGAGACTGTAAAGGGGTGACATATAAagaaatttggtagttttatACTTTTCTGATAATAAGCAAATGAGGCACAGAGCACAGAATGTTCTCAGTAGGTGGTGACAACTAATTGTTCCAAAGAAAGTTATTCGCATGAAATTTGAatcaaaaatattgtttaatttttatatcttatactttcaaatattatatgCATATTGCATTACACGCACACGTTTCTTCTATGttttatgttatataatattctTTTTAGTTTCTtgttcaaatttgaataatttacctACACATACGAAAAGACAATTCAAGCATTATTTAGTCACTTTTATGTCCGAAATGTTTTAATTGCCTTCAGTCCTCCCGTACTCCAAATACGAATATAAAAAGTCATAATGACATGATTTTCTATGGAAATTCGGGTGTTTCTTTATCTGAGGGACGCGACATTGATCATGTTCAAACGAATTATCGTTCAAGATAAAGGAATTTGAAGCACTTACAGGACTTCGAAAGTAGTTTTCCATTCGCTCCTCGACTGTCATTTTTCCCCTAGTCCTGATTATCAAGTAAATCTTGTCGATTTCCAAGCAAGTACGTAAAAGTTTTTCCACTATCCCTGTTCCTAAGAAACCAGTGCTTCCAGTCAGTAGAATCCTCTTTCCAGCATAGAACTGTCGTATCTGACCACCATTGTTCCAGTTTATATTTCCTCCAATTTTTCCAGTTCTCTCTACATGCAACATCTCGCTTACGTTGTCCATCATATAGCTCATTTGCTTATTTCACAATTGCTTCGTAAGTCacttgaatataattttcaaacgcTATCCACTCTGACTGTTTCCAAGTTAGTTATTTTAGAAGTCAACTATAATTCTATAGAATTTTTGTTGTGTTACAGGAATACCAGCGTTTGCCTCGATAGCAGCACATGCTTTATACTTATACAGGTCACTTGTCATATTATATAAGCTTGACATCACATTTAACAACCTTTTTTTTCTTATCGTTTTTTATAactataaatacataaaatatttcattattatgtaTGGATAGCATCTCTATGCTTGTTGCCATTTTTTCCATAATTTGTCCGTATCTGATTACGTCCTCTGCCACTTCTGATCATTTCAAAAGTATTTCCTTATTTTCAGGTGAACTTTTGATAAGCCGATTTTGATTTGTTTCTGACGCAGTTTCATGTTGTTAATAAAATGCAGTCATGTATGATTTTAGTGTTCGAACTTTAACTAGAAGGTACTTCTCGATTACTTTCCATCCACACGTTGTCCAACGTGTTGAaatgaattattcattattatcataaaattttacACGTGATTAAGCTGTTTCTGCTTCTACGCAAAATCGTCAATGCTGGTAAATACAGATTTAAATACAGATGTTATGTattactgttgaggctttcgggtgtaaACCGTGTCCTAAAGGAAACGAGTTCTCAACGTTTCGCCAGCATTGCAGCTAGCTTCATCAGGGGATACACTGAATCACTGTATGACGCCGGGCCGTGAAAGCCTCAAGTCACAGATTTTATGCGTTTACCTAATTCTTTTGTCCTTCATTTCGCGCATAAGTGCCATACTGTGTGAACAAAAACCTggcataaaaagaaaaatataaatgcaaaaGTAAAACTTTATTAAGTGATTAGCTTGACTGTTCGAGAATACTTCTTTATAATGAAGTAATCaaaaaatattatgaagtaaTCAGATGTACAAAAACATTttatcttaatacaaaatggcggtgttCATTGGCGTCTTCTAAGATAACAATCAAAGTTGCCTGATTTTCACTTTTGAAATTCCTTAAAACTTGTAAGACATACTTTTAGAAATATGGATTGAGCTAAAAAAAGTACAATTAGCTGCTATAATGAACATATGTATTTGCATTCAACGATATATTTGTAAGAgcgtaatatttaaatatattataatataaaaccgATTGTATGTGTTTTGTAACGAATTCCTGCGATATGATTTTAGCCACTTTGCTTATTCATTAATTTCAAGCGTGCAGTACAATTACTAATGCATTTGCCACTTTTTAATACTAATTGACAAAAATTTTCACGTGTTTGAAAATCCTGTTCTTGCTTGGTTAAGCAACATGTGATATGAAAACGGCTGTTTTATTGTCTGCGTGCACTTTTGTCTCGCTACTAGATGCTTTTTTCAATTCAACGATGTTAGTGTCATAATATGATTTAGTTATGTTGCCAAAATAGCTATTAGAATAAGTTCTGTTTATATATTTCTCTTCGTTTTGTTCTTACTGACTTACTCTCTTTAAATTGTACTACAAATAAACATAGAACATGTACAAACGAAGGATAATTTAGTTGTTCGTATACGTATTACATAAAGTTGAGCGTCAGTTCATTTGACATACGTATAAAAACCGTATTGGACTTGCaaaacagtaataggtataaatAAGTTGAATATGATAGGAATAAATAAGTTGTACGTGTAATGTTTTTATTCCATTTTTATGCTTTTTTGTCAGTATGCTGCACTTCTGTTTTTTTAACTCAAGATCATTTTAAGGTCATACAGTGTACCATCAAGTAACTTTTAGAAGAtgttttctaatatttcaaatgaatttattttccagtttaatataaatataaaaatacaaatagtaAGGcaagacaaaaatataaaataatataattaaataaagttaaagTGAAAATGGATGAAACATCCAAAATAACCATTGCATGATAtggataattacaattatatctAATCTCCTGCATATGATAAATTAAAAGGTACTATTTTTATTGTGCAaaagtacataatattatacattatatggaaataaaattgtttcataaTATTAGCGATTTTTACctatttcaaaatgtatgccatTTACGAATtaactgaaataaatattttgatatttattgtattaaagacttcaattatattatatgtacaattactgctttttaaaaacatttttttccTTAAAAACACATCTTTAAAATGTGGATAATAGTATTTTGACTTAAATAGAAACAAATAACTTTTAAGATGagaaaaagtacaaaattaaattgaaattgttttttTAGCCTATCCGACGGTTAGcataacttaatattattcataaGATTAATGTTAGTATTTTTCTATCATccaatgttttattttattttgtacatgcatacacaaaattattcaaattgagAACAAGGTATATCCATACTGTAAGTCTCCACTTGCTGTTCAATTTCTATGTAGTCTTGAATTATAGGATCATTATGTTCATGCAATGTAATATGTTTCAAGATATCTTTCTTTCTTGTGAATGTTTGATCGCACTGTTCACAATGTAGCGATTTAGTCTGATGCGTTTTGGTGTGTTTCAGCATGTCATTCTTTTGTGTAAATGTCCTGCCACATGTATCACAGGAAAATGGTTTCTCTCCAGTATGAATTCTCTCATGAACGTTTAGTGCGCCCTTCCGGGTAAAACATTTGTTACAGTACGAACACTTATGAGGTTTAACACCGGAATGGATCTTCATGTGTTGACAGAGATTGCTTGAGCATTTGTACTTCATGTTACACACTTTGCAAACGTAAGGACGTTCCCCAGTGTGTATCCTTTCATGTATAAGGTGCGCTTCTTTGGAGACAAACGATTCTCCACAATATTGACACATGTGTGGTCTCTCTGTAGAATGTACAGAGCGTTTATGATAGCTTAACG encodes:
- the LOC100878641 gene encoding LOW QUALITY PROTEIN: putative fatty acyl-CoA reductase CG8306 (The sequence of the model RefSeq protein was modified relative to this genomic sequence to represent the inferred CDS: substituted 1 base at 1 genomic stop codon), with protein sequence MSYMMDNVSEMLHVERTGKIGGNINWNNGGQIRQFYAGKRILLTGSTGFLGTGIVEKLLRTCLEIDKIYLIIRTRGKMTVEERMENYFRSPVFDVLQKENPNFKSKIHIMQGDLQNANLGLSPEDYKLLTENVNVIIHNAADISFFARLSSILKTNSLGTKYMLDLAEKCTNLYAFVYVSSVYSQAHNDRIEEKCYTPPGGIRMVEDLIKADEAIPNGFNKHTLRKILGKWVNTYTFSKAITEGFVAEFARRSTIPCAIYRPTLIMSSAKEPTPGLITHKTGVSGLTLVYSLGIMHCLPIRSDTIIDFVPIDMTVNSLLACIWDLSTRKKSDGPQVYNYGSSHWKPFFNKVYHMLSIKRLEEYPLSNMYWYPFMIYTRHYYLFVILSVIFNIIPAAVYDFGCWIAGKKGRGLELTLKIAQFNSTLHCLFSYCWVVDVENTQNILVHMNKADYEEFPFDLGKLDWDKFMCDFSLAMKTYLMKQSEDSIPAARERFRKLRMVHYTICTCFLVFAMFFVFKTMSSVFCDELFMDETAIRGNYFHKNGIQLQKRKEEKCGIMVIPSIYNMNIDACEMRQLEETAIIEKNKHWNDGGQIRQFYAGKRILLTGSTGFLGAGIRMEGYFQSPVFEVLQKTNPNFKSKLHAISGDIQKVNLDLSLEDYKLLTQNVNVIIHNAADTSFFTRLSSILKTNSLSTKYMLDLAEKCTNLQAFVYVSSAYSQSQNTRIEEKFYTPPGDIRMVQDLIQVDKSIPNGFCNCTLKKILGKWVNSYTYSKAIAEGFVEEFGRKTSIPCAIYRPXIIISSAREPVPGWISSRTGVSGLLLLYGMGIVHSLPVRSDTIIDFVPIDMTVTVCWQAFGT
- the LOC143265300 gene encoding fatty acyl-CoA reductase 2-like, translated to MYWYPFVILTRHYYLFVILNAVFNIIPAAVYDFGCWITGKKGRGLELTLKIAEFNSSLHYFLCNTWIVEVGNTQNILIHMNKADYEEFPFDLGKIEWDKFMYDFCLGMKTHLMKESKDSIPAARERFRKFMIIHYAMCTCFVSNLL